From a region of the Caldilineales bacterium genome:
- a CDS encoding immune inhibitor A, producing the protein MSRKHQAISLVVLLALLLAIPLTALAAPVPGAEPTRSARDLLDQIQGRRYANERPPRDESVAAAAAGVSLNDAEALAKWYDDFAAKKEKGGPNPIAYAQRMAALRQAEALGLSPKAAGLAEIGQAKMLMIPFEFAGSDTLDRCDADGNPIDQVTVEGPLHGTIPDPSLDGDNNTIWTDNFSIDWYQKLMFGDGVGVIRTDLNNGAGVDLSGTSARNWYLQQSEGQYTVDGEIYPQWIQLDHSVAYYGWDGDELSPDGVGYPCDGTPSGYGFEFTRDVVNKLNEIDPNFDWSQYDVNGDGIVDHLMLIHAGTDNSAGGGSYGNYQLWAHSWDVYCDNDGDGQLEYGCLVDDRGTEDPADDIYVANYTHIPEDADIGVVVHEYGHDIGLPDYYDQTGVTNNSGAHWDVMNAGSWSGDLGGSHPAPFNAWARYFFGWEDPTRIDYDAAAQEFTIGQSDPTPAGALDSVWIDLPDQGVEVPNRAGDGGGLHSVLGNNLVSPLGRTFELTGTTAPVFTFDTSFDLEKDWDYAYVQVSTDGSTWTNLLNEEGEYATTDPNSSTAWLGEGGLTGTYEGSLTYDLSAYAGATIQFRFVYLSDAGVQNAGIWVDNFSLDDGDTNLYESDLDDVSDWTFEGWEQVPFQDLYPQYYMLEWRNDHGSIAQHGQTQQYYTLAHDQIGWKVDKFTANVPGLLVWYRNNLYSNNQAVAGGREFAAPAMGPKGELLAVDSHYDPIEWSGGFWNPATGKPGPAFSNRRGAMDALFTLDDTPAWNLHDYANNANAVMDFGSRPAVSTFHDSMRSVPGWIYPGGSSVYRADRSASVVIPAQDIYTTRVRGLAADGMHIGADVTGLWGATVGGLPLGSGNPGDDDVQYGVHVQVIDQAADGSWGKVKFWNAEYDMEGSASASAATAAAGDEVAFSWDGRNIGSAASFLAYFPLPAGTTYVDGSAHGGLAPVGGDLASVQAALAAGQDASALSAVAAEDVTGFVWAYHVATGDGGEMGYSVEIGEAAAGTRIKAIAQFLDLGYGGDYLSVWRTYATPEVRVAKTVSLPLMYDGWVNGGAGGANYNDYAALIARATGLDNVLLSFDRSGLPAGMDIQSASLALMYRGQSGAVGKSLTAWNVNAYDPMTVTYDTAPLAYNPGAPVAVPGAAGSVSFDVASQVMAWDAAGAADADGMGQLAVSASGPLGRAIFDSLESYQASPATLEVTYLP; encoded by the coding sequence GGCGTCTCCCTCAACGACGCCGAAGCCCTGGCCAAGTGGTACGATGACTTTGCCGCCAAGAAGGAAAAAGGCGGGCCCAACCCCATCGCCTACGCCCAGCGTATGGCCGCCCTGCGCCAGGCCGAGGCCCTGGGCCTCAGCCCCAAAGCCGCCGGGCTGGCCGAGATCGGTCAGGCCAAGATGCTGATGATCCCCTTCGAATTCGCCGGCTCCGACACCCTCGACCGCTGCGATGCCGACGGCAACCCCATCGACCAGGTCACGGTCGAAGGCCCGCTGCACGGGACCATCCCCGATCCCTCGCTCGATGGCGATAACAACACCATCTGGACCGACAACTTCAGCATCGACTGGTACCAGAAACTGATGTTCGGCGATGGCGTTGGCGTCATCCGCACCGACCTCAACAACGGCGCTGGCGTCGATCTCAGCGGCACCTCGGCCCGCAACTGGTATTTGCAGCAATCCGAGGGCCAGTACACCGTCGATGGTGAGATCTACCCACAGTGGATCCAGCTCGACCACAGTGTGGCCTACTATGGTTGGGATGGCGATGAACTCAGCCCCGATGGCGTCGGCTACCCCTGCGATGGCACCCCCTCGGGCTACGGCTTCGAGTTCACCAGAGATGTCGTCAACAAGCTGAACGAGATCGACCCCAACTTCGACTGGTCCCAGTATGACGTCAACGGCGACGGCATCGTCGACCACCTCATGCTCATCCACGCCGGCACCGATAACTCGGCCGGCGGCGGCAGCTACGGCAACTACCAGCTGTGGGCGCATTCGTGGGACGTCTACTGCGACAACGACGGCGACGGCCAACTGGAATACGGTTGTCTGGTCGATGACCGCGGCACCGAAGACCCCGCCGACGACATCTACGTCGCCAACTACACCCACATCCCCGAAGACGCCGACATCGGCGTGGTGGTGCACGAGTACGGCCACGACATCGGCCTGCCCGACTACTACGACCAGACGGGCGTCACCAACAACTCCGGCGCCCACTGGGACGTGATGAATGCCGGCTCCTGGAGCGGCGACTTGGGCGGCTCGCACCCGGCTCCCTTCAACGCTTGGGCGCGCTACTTCTTCGGCTGGGAAGACCCCACCCGCATCGACTACGACGCCGCCGCCCAGGAGTTCACCATCGGCCAGTCCGACCCGACCCCGGCCGGCGCCCTCGATTCGGTCTGGATCGACTTGCCCGACCAGGGCGTGGAAGTGCCCAACCGAGCCGGCGACGGCGGCGGTCTCCACTCCGTCCTCGGCAACAACCTGGTCTCGCCCTTGGGCCGCACCTTCGAGCTGACCGGCACGACCGCCCCGGTCTTCACCTTCGACACCTCGTTCGACCTGGAAAAGGATTGGGACTACGCCTACGTGCAGGTCTCGACCGACGGCTCCACCTGGACCAACCTGCTCAACGAAGAAGGTGAATACGCCACCACCGACCCCAACAGCTCCACAGCCTGGCTGGGCGAGGGCGGTCTCACTGGCACGTACGAGGGCAGCCTGACCTACGATCTCAGCGCCTACGCCGGGGCCACGATCCAGTTCCGCTTCGTCTACCTCAGCGATGCAGGCGTGCAGAACGCCGGCATCTGGGTGGACAACTTCTCGCTCGACGACGGCGACACCAACCTCTACGAGAGCGACCTGGACGACGTCAGCGACTGGACGTTCGAGGGTTGGGAACAAGTCCCCTTCCAGGACCTCTATCCCCAATACTACATGCTGGAATGGCGCAACGACCACGGCTCCATCGCTCAGCACGGCCAGACCCAGCAGTACTACACCCTGGCGCACGACCAGATCGGCTGGAAGGTGGACAAGTTCACGGCCAACGTGCCCGGCCTCCTGGTTTGGTATCGCAACAACCTCTATTCCAACAACCAGGCGGTCGCCGGCGGTCGCGAGTTCGCTGCGCCCGCCATGGGCCCGAAGGGCGAACTGTTGGCGGTCGATTCCCACTACGACCCGATCGAGTGGAGCGGCGGCTTCTGGAACCCGGCCACCGGAAAACCCGGCCCGGCCTTCAGCAACCGCCGCGGCGCCATGGATGCTCTCTTCACGCTGGATGACACCCCCGCCTGGAACCTCCACGACTACGCCAACAACGCCAACGCGGTCATGGACTTCGGCAGCCGCCCCGCGGTTTCCACCTTCCACGACAGCATGCGCTCGGTGCCCGGTTGGATCTACCCCGGCGGCAGCTCCGTCTACCGCGCCGACCGCTCTGCCTCGGTCGTCATCCCCGCCCAGGACATCTACACCACCCGCGTCCGCGGTCTGGCTGCCGATGGCATGCACATCGGCGCCGACGTCACCGGTCTCTGGGGCGCCACCGTTGGCGGCTTGCCGCTCGGCTCTGGCAACCCCGGCGATGACGACGTGCAGTATGGCGTCCATGTGCAGGTGATCGACCAGGCCGCCGATGGCAGCTGGGGCAAGGTCAAGTTCTGGAACGCTGAGTACGATATGGAAGGCTCGGCCAGCGCCTCGGCCGCCACCGCCGCTGCTGGCGATGAGGTTGCGTTCAGCTGGGACGGCCGCAACATCGGCTCCGCCGCCAGCTTCCTGGCCTACTTCCCCCTGCCCGCTGGCACCACCTATGTCGATGGCAGCGCCCATGGCGGTCTCGCTCCCGTCGGCGGCGACCTGGCCTCGGTGCAGGCCGCCCTCGCCGCCGGGCAGGATGCCTCCGCCCTGTCCGCAGTCGCCGCTGAGGATGTCACCGGCTTCGTCTGGGCCTACCACGTTGCCACCGGCGATGGCGGCGAGATGGGCTACAGCGTCGAAATCGGCGAGGCCGCAGCCGGAACCCGCATCAAGGCCATCGCCCAGTTCCTGGACTTGGGCTATGGCGGCGATTACCTCTCCGTCTGGCGCACCTACGCTACGCCGGAAGTGCGCGTCGCCAAGACCGTCAGCCTGCCGCTGATGTACGACGGCTGGGTGAACGGCGGCGCTGGCGGCGCCAACTACAACGACTACGCCGCCCTCATCGCCCGCGCCACCGGCCTCGACAACGTCCTCCTCTCCTTCGACCGTTCGGGCCTCCCCGCCGGCATGGACATCCAGAGCGCCAGCCTGGCCCTGATGTACCGCGGTCAGTCGGGCGCGGTCGGCAAGTCGCTCACGGCCTGGAACGTCAACGCCTACGACCCCATGACCGTGACCTACGACACCGCCCCGTTGGCCTACAACCCCGGCGCGCCTGTGGCTGTGCCCGGCGCCGCTGGCTCGGTCAGCTTCGATGTCGCTTCGCAGGTGATGGCCTGGGATGCAGCTGGCGCAGCTGACGCCGATGGCATGGGGCAGTTGGCCGTCTCGGCCTCTGGCCCGCTCGGTCGCGCCATCTTCGACAGCCTGGAAAGCTACCAGGCCAGCCCGGCCACGCTCGAAGTCACCTACCTGCCGTAA
- a CDS encoding DUF4160 domain-containing protein: MPVIKRFGNCAIKMYADEHPPPHFHIEFSDGMRCSVEIETLTIIAGLIHPRHRLLEPLTWAADNRTLLRAKWRELTR; this comes from the coding sequence ATGCCCGTTATCAAGCGGTTCGGAAACTGTGCGATCAAGATGTATGCTGACGAGCATCCACCGCCCCATTTCCACATAGAATTCTCAGACGGCATGCGATGCTCGGTCGAGATCGAGACCCTGACCATCATCGCCGGATTGATTCATCCGAGGCATCGCTTGCTTGAACCGTTGACATGGGCCGCTGACAATCGCACTTTACTGCGAGCAAAATGGAGAGAACTGACAAGATGA
- a CDS encoding HigA family addiction module antidote protein, giving the protein MKNPPHPGEIIRDLYIEPLDLTVTQAATGLGVSRKTLSMLLNGHAGISPEMAIRLSKAFGRTPESWLQLQMQYDLAQCSQHIERIQVRPFVRPRQESAAPAA; this is encoded by the coding sequence ATGAAGAATCCTCCTCACCCTGGTGAGATCATCCGTGACTTGTACATCGAGCCGCTTGACCTGACGGTCACGCAGGCGGCGACGGGGTTGGGCGTCAGCCGCAAGACATTGTCTATGCTGCTCAATGGACATGCCGGAATCTCACCCGAAATGGCCATCCGTCTGTCCAAGGCCTTCGGGCGCACACCCGAAAGCTGGCTTCAGTTGCAGATGCAATATGACCTGGCCCAGTGTAGCCAGCATATCGAGCGCATTCAGGTGCGGCCCTTTGTGCGTCCACGGCAGGAATCCGCTGCACCAGCCGCCTGA